From the genome of Amycolatopsis camponoti:
AGCGCGTTCGTCAAGGCCGTCGTCGACCGCAAGGTCGCCGAGCGGCTGCCGGTCGAGCTGCCCGAGGCCTCCGTGGCGGCCCGGTGACCGCGCCGGGCGAGCACGAGTTCACCGTCGCGTCCAGCCGGGACGTCCACATCGGACGGGTCGTCGGCCTGCGGATCGACGACGTCGTGATGCCGGGTGGGGACACCGCGGTCCGCGAGGTGATCGAGCACCTCGGCGCGGTGGCGATCGTCGCGCTGGACGACGAGCAGCAGGTCACGCTGATCCACCAGTACCGGCACCCGATCGGGCACCGGCTGTGGGAGCTGCCGGCGGGCTTGATCGACCACCTCGGCGAGGACCCGGTCGGGACGGCCAAGCGCGAGCTGGTCGAGGAGGTCGGCCTGGCGGCGGCGGACTGGGTGACGCTGGTCGACGTCGCGGCGTCGCCCGGCTTCACCGACGAGGTCGTGCGGATCTTCCTGGCCCGCGGACTGTCCGATGTGGACCGTGAGGTGCTCGGCGAGGAGGAGGCGGACCTGGTCATCCGCAAGTTCCCGCTCGCCGAAGCCGTCCGGATGGCCCTGGCGGGCGAGCTGATCAACGGCGCCACGGTGTCCGGTGTGCTCGCCGCGCACGCGGTGGTCACCGGAGGGGCTCCGGCCCGCCCGGCGGACGCCCCGTGGGAGGACCGCCCGACGGCGTTCGCCAAGCGCAAGGAAGCCTGAGGAAGTCCGCTGCGCCTCGGTTCAGGGGCGCAGCGGGCGGCCCTGGGCGTCCAGCCCGCCGTCCTTCAGGAGCGTGATGCCGTCGATGATCGGCCAGATCACGCCGACCCCGGTCAGCATGACGACGAGCAGCTGGAGCAGCCCGAGCCCGACCTGGCCGGTGTAGAACCGCCCCACGCCGAACGGCAGCACGATCTGCAGCACCCCGGCCACGGTCTTGGACCGGTAGGAGTACGGGACCGGCGCGTACGGCATCGGGGCCGGCGGCGGCGCGTACGGGTCGATCGGGGGCCCGTACGCCGGCAGCTGCATCGTCGTCTGCGCGTACGCCGGCGGCGGCCCGAAGAACCCCGGGTGCGGCTGAGGCAGGTCGTGGAACAGCGGCCGCAGGTCGCCGAGGGTCGTCGCCGCGTAGGCGTCCGTCACCCGCGTCTCGTACTCGTCCGGGGTGATGCGGCCCATGCCGAAGTGGTCGGCGAGCAGCCTCGCCGCCTCTTCCCGTTCGGCCGTGCCGATGCGGAGCTGGTCCGACTCCATGAATCCAAGGTAACCGCGCCAAGCTGAGAACGGGGTTTCTCCCGGGTCACGGTGCCCGCACGGCCTAAGGTGTCCCGCGTGGCCTCCAGCCCGCACAGCACGGACGGCGTGATCGCCGCGTACCTCGACCACCTCGTCGTCGAACGTGGGACCGCGCGCAACACGCTGGACAGCTACGCCCGTGACCTGCGCCGGTACGCCGCGCACCTGGACGGCATGGGCGTCGGCAAGATCGCCGACGTCACGTCCGCGCACGTCACGTCGTTCGGCGCCGCTCTGCGCGAGGGCGACGGCGAGCACCGGCCGCTGGCCGCGTCGTCGGCCGCGCGAGCGCTGGTCGCCGCGCGCGGGCTGCACAAGTTCGCCCACGCCGAAGGCCTCACCGAGCACAACCCGGCCCGCGAGGTCCGGCCGCCGACGCCCGCGAAGCGGCTGCCCAAGGCGTTGCCGGTCGACGACGTCCTGCGGTTGCTCGAGACCCCGCCGCCGGACGGCGAA
Proteins encoded in this window:
- a CDS encoding NUDIX domain-containing protein, whose translation is MTAPGEHEFTVASSRDVHIGRVVGLRIDDVVMPGGDTAVREVIEHLGAVAIVALDDEQQVTLIHQYRHPIGHRLWELPAGLIDHLGEDPVGTAKRELVEEVGLAAADWVTLVDVAASPGFTDEVVRIFLARGLSDVDREVLGEEEADLVIRKFPLAEAVRMALAGELINGATVSGVLAAHAVVTGGAPARPADAPWEDRPTAFAKRKEA
- a CDS encoding DUF1707 SHOCT-like domain-containing protein, giving the protein MESDQLRIGTAEREEAARLLADHFGMGRITPDEYETRVTDAYAATTLGDLRPLFHDLPQPHPGFFGPPPAYAQTTMQLPAYGPPIDPYAPPPAPMPYAPVPYSYRSKTVAGVLQIVLPFGVGRFYTGQVGLGLLQLLVVMLTGVGVIWPIIDGITLLKDGGLDAQGRPLRP